One Aphelocoma coerulescens isolate FSJ_1873_10779 chromosome 4A, UR_Acoe_1.0, whole genome shotgun sequence DNA window includes the following coding sequences:
- the TENT5D gene encoding terminal nucleotidyltransferase 5D yields MTEDLDHRFSYLTWDQIKILDQVLAEAIPIHGRGNFPTLEVKPKDIIHMVKEQLIEKQIQVRDIRLNGSTASHILVKHNGTSYKDLDIIFGVELPSELEFQVVKEAVLNCLLDFLPKCVNKQKITAQTMKDAYVQKMVKVSTDHDRWSLISLSNNSGKNVELKFVSSLRRQFEFSVDSFQIILDSILAVYRATDQPLTQDCHPTVIAESMYGDFNQAMDHLKYKLISTRNPEEIRGGGLLKYSNLLVRDFKPADEAEIKSLERYMCSRFFIDFPDVAEQQRKIESYLRNHFIGEEKSKYDYLMTLRGVVNKSTVCLMGHERRQTLNMITILALKVLGEQNIIPNAANVTCYYQPAPYISDRNFSSYYIAHGQPPVFYQPYPFHIQLQSGMV; encoded by the coding sequence ATGACTGAGGACTTGGACCACAGATTCAGTTATCTCACCTGGGATCAGATTAAAATCCTGGatcaggttttggctgaggctATACCTATTCATGGGAGAGGAAATTTTCCGACCCTGGAAGTAAAGCCGAAGGATATAATCCATATGGTAAAGGAGCAGCTCATTGAGAAGCAGATCCAGGTTAGAGACATCCGTCTGAACGGTTCCACTGCCAGCCACATCCTGGTGAAGCACAATGGAACCAGTTACAAGGACCTGGACATCATTTTTGGAGTGGAACTTCCCAGTGAGCTCGAGTTCCAGGTCGTTAAGGAAGCAGTTCTCAATTGCCTATTGGACTTCTTGCCAAAATGTGTTAACAAGCAAAAAATCACGGCTCAGACCATGAAGGATGCCTATGTGCAGAAGATGGTCAAAGTCTCCACTGACCACGACCGCTGGAGCCTCATCTCTCTGTCCAACAACAGCGGCAAGAACGTGGAGCTGAAGTTTGTCAGCTCGCTCCGGCGGCAGTTTGAGTTCAGCGTGGACTCCTTCCAGATCATCCTGGACTCCATCCTGGCTGTCTACAGAGCCACAGACCAGCCCCTGACCCAGGACTGTCACCCCACCGTCATCGCCGAGAGCATGTACGGGGACTTCAACCAAGCCATGGACCACCTGAAATACAAACTGATCTCCACCCGGAACCCGGAGGAGATCAGAGGAGGTGGCCTCCTGAAGTACAGCAACCTCCTGGTGCGCGACTTTAAGCCGGCAGATGAGGCTGAAATTAAATCTCTGGAACGTTACATGTGTTCCAGGTTCTTCATTGATTTTCCCGACGTTGCcgagcagcagaggaaaatcGAGTCCTACCTGCGCAACCACTTCATCGGGGAGGAGAAGAGCAAGTACGACTACTTGATGACCCTGCGTGGGGTGGTGAACAAGAGCACAGTCTGCCTCATGGGACACGAGCGAAGGCAAACCCTCAACATGATCACAATTCTGGCTTTAAAAGTGCTCGGAGAACAAAACATCATCCCGAACGCGGCCAATGTCACGTGCTACTATCAGCCTGCTCCCTATATCAGTGACAGAAACTTCAGCAGCTACTACATTGCTCATGGACAACCCCCTGTGTTCTACCAGCCGTACCCTTTCcacatacagctacagagcGGGATGGTGTAG